Proteins encoded by one window of Primulina huaijiensis isolate GDHJ02 chromosome 1, ASM1229523v2, whole genome shotgun sequence:
- the LOC140979369 gene encoding probable alpha,alpha-trehalose-phosphate synthase [UDP-forming] 7, which translates to MLSRSYTNLMDLAYGNFPVMSPERKRLPSVMTVAGVVSELDDDQANSVSSDAAISVAADRVIIVANQLPIKAKRRPDNKAWSLSWDEDSLLLHIKDGLPVDTEVLYIGSLKVEVEPSEQDEVAQLLLDRFKCVAAFLPLDILSKYYHGFCKQYLWPQFHYMLPYAASHGGRFDRSWWEAYVAANKIFSHKVIEVINPDDDYVWIHDYHLMVLPSFLRRCFNRLRMGFFLHSPFPSSEIYRTIPVREEILKSLLNADLIGFHTFDYARHFLSCCSRMLGLEYQSKRGSIGLDYYGRTVGIKIMPVGIHMQQIETVLNKANKEWMVGELRQQFKGKTILLGVDDMDIFKGVNLKLLAMEQMLKQHPKWRGRAVLVQIANPARGKGKDLEEIKAEIHASCKRINDTFGQPGYEPIVYIDKLVSPTERAAYYSIAECVVVTAVRDGMNLTPYEYVVCRQGISEDESSSSSPKKSMLVVSEFIGCSPSLSGAIRVNPWNTEATAEALNEAISMADVEKQLRHEKHYKYISTHDVAYWSQSFFQDLERTCKDHFRRRCWGVGLSFGFRVVALDPNFKKLTIDAISSAYSRAKIRAIFLDYDGTIIPQTTINKNPSREVISIINTLCGDDKNTVFLVSGRGKDSLGKWFSPCKNLGIAAEHGYFLRWSADKEWETCGHSTDFGWLQIAEPVMNQYTEATDGSYIEAKESAIVWHHRDADPGFGSCQSKEMLDHLESVLANEPVAVKSGQFIVEVKPQGFSKGLVAEKIFTSMAENGQQADFVLCIGDDRSDEEMFEMIGDAVNKGVLSSNTSVFACTVGQKPSKAKYYLDDTVEVIAMLEALAEKSVPLPPIASMHALQISS; encoded by the exons ATGTTGTCTAGGTCGTATACTAACCTAATGGATTTAGCGTATGGTAATTTCCCGGTGATGAGTCCTGAAAGAAAGCGCTTACCTAGTGTGATGACTGTTGCTGGGGTTGTTTCAGAGCTTGATGATGATCAAGCTAATAGTGTTTCTTCGGATGCTGCGATATCTGTTGCTGCAGATCGAGTTATTATTGTAGCGAATCAGCTTCCAATCAAAGCTAAGCGAAGGCCAGATAATAAGGCATGGAGCTTAAGTTGGGACGAAGATTCTTTATTGTTGCACATAAAGGATGGTTTACCTGTTGATACAGAAGTCCTATATATTGGGTCATTGAAGGTTGAGGTTGAGCCCAGTGAACAAGATGAAGTAGCACAATTGTTATTGGACCGGTTTAAGTGTGTTGCAGCCTTTCTTCCTCTGGACATTTTGTCCAAGTATTATCATGGATTTTGTAAGCAGTATTTGTGGCCACAATTTCATTATATGCTTCCATATGCTGCAAGTCATGGAGGTCGATTTGATCGCTCATGGTGGGAAGCTTATGTTGCTGCAAACAAGATTTTCTCGCATAAGGTGATCGAGGTAATAAATCCAGATGATGACTATGTTTGGATTCATGATTATCATCTGATGGTTTTGCCAAGCTTCTTGCGGAGGTGTTTCAACAGGCTAAGAATGGGATTCTTCCTTCATAGCCCTTTCCCTTCATCAGAAATATACCGGACTATACCTGTGAGGGAAGAAATTTTAAAGTCATTACTGAATGCTGACCTCATCGGTTTTCACACATTTGATTATGCGAGACATTTCCTTTCTTGTTGCAGCCGTATGCTTGGTTTGGAGTATCAGTCAAAAAGGGGCTCTATTGGTTTGGATTACTACGGAAGAACAGTTGGAATAAAAATCATGCCAGTGGGGATTCATATGCAACAGATCGAGACTGTTCTCAATAAGGCTAATAAGGAGTGGATGGTTGGGGAGCTCAGGCAACAGTTTAAAGGAAAAACTATATTGCTTGGAGTTGACGACATGGATATATTTAAAGGTGTCAATTTGAAACTCTTGGCTATGGAACAAATGTTGAAGCAGCATCCAAAGTGGCGAGGGAGGGCAGTGCTGGTACAGATTGCAAATCCGGCGAGGGGGAAGGGTAAGGATCTCGAGGAAATAAAAGCTGAAATTCATGCTAGCTGTAAAAGGATCAATGATACTTTTGGACAGCCTGGTTATGAACCGATTGTTTATATCGACAAACTTGTTTCGCCAACTGAACGAGCTGCATATTACTCTATAGCTGAGTGTGTGGTCGTTACAGCTGTACGTGATGGAATGAATCTCACACCATATGAGTACGTGGTATGTCGACAAGGCATCTCTGAGGATGAATCTAGCTCAAGTTCTCCGAAGAAGAGCATGCTAGTTGTGTCTGAATTTATTGGATGCTCCCCATCACTGAGTGGAGCTATCAGAGTCAACCCATGGAATACAGAAGCGACTGCTGAAGCATTGAATGAAGCAATTTCCATGGCTGATGTAGAGAAACAGTTGCGACACGAGAAACACTACAAGTACATCAGCACACATGACGTGGCTTATTGGTCTCAAAGCTTCTTCCAAGATTTAGAGAGAACTTGTAAAGACCATTTCAGGCGGCGCTGCTGGGGAGTTGGTTTAAGCTTTGGTTTCAGAGTTGTAGCTCTTGAtcctaattttaaaaaactaaccATTGATGCCATTTCGTCTGCTTATTCAAGGGCCAAAATCAGGGCAATATTCTTGGACTATGATGGTACTATCATACCTCAAACAACAATCAATAAGAATCCAAGCCGGGAAGTCATCTCAATCATCAATACACTATGTGGTGATGATAAAAACACTGTATTCCTTGTTAGTGGGAGAGGAAAGGATAGTTTAGGCAAATGGTTCTCTCCTTGCAAAAATCTTGGTATTGCGGCAGAACATGGATACTTTTTGAG ATGGTCTGCTGATAAAGAATGGGAGACTTGCGGTCATAGCACTGATTTTGGTTGGCTCCAGATTGCAGAGCCTGTGATGAATCAATATACAGAAGCTACAGATGGCTCCTATATTGAAGCAAAAGAGAGTGCGATCGTTTGGCATCATCGAGATGCAGATCCTGGTTTTGGATCCTGCCAATCTAAGGAAATGTTAGACCACCTTGAAAGTGTGCTAGCTAATGAACCTGTCGCTGTAAAAAGCGGTCAGTTCATTGTTGAAGTGAAGCCCCAG GGGTTTAGTAAAGGTTTAGTTGCAGAAAAGATCTTCACATCCATGGCTGAAAATGGACAGCAGGCTGATTTTGTTCTATGCATTGGCGATGATAGATCTGACGAAGAAATGTTTGAGATGATTGGAGATGCAGTAAACAAAGGTGTTCTTTCCTCCAATACTTCAGTTTTTGCCTGCACCGTTGGACAGAA
- the LOC140979383 gene encoding protein HIGH CHLOROPHYLL FLUORESCENCE PHENOTYPE 173, chloroplastic, whose product MLSLISMECNYPRCATDICSFACARNLNRQGVSFVGIKFSGTSQFPLVSPSPLPNLFLQRKFQLFVYQQKAPLRSSRTYRGFIRSEAGKQGWDVGRFLKTLYFFNGPPSPAKFFEFLIEKLSGPSPREEVKPMNTSGIILVTGATGGVGKRVVNLLQRKGLQVRALVRNEEKARRLLGPDVDLIIGDITKASSLIPEYFKGVRAVINTVSVIVGPKEGDTPDRAKYSQGIKFFEPEIKGDSPEMVEFIGMKNLINVVKGNVGLRRGKLVFGFEDYRSSTDVTWGALDDVVMGGVSQSSFQVDPSGSESGGPTGIFRGVVSTANNGGFTSIRTRNFSAPEDLSAYDGLELRLKGDGRRYKLIVRTSRDWDTVGYTAGFDTVNDQWQSVRLPFSSLRPIFRARTVLDAPPFDPREIISLQLMFSKFEYDGKLNPTFKEGTFQLPVAAIRAYLKEPITPRFVHVSSAGVTRPDRPGLDLSKQPPAVRLNKELDFILTYKLKGEDLIRESGIPYTIVRPCALTEEPAGADLIFDQGDNITGKISREEIARICIASLESPYACDKTFEVKSVVPFSEPYTVDPENPPAEKDYNVYFQNLKDGITGKESLEQTPVPV is encoded by the exons ATGCTTTCGCTAATAAGCATGGAGTGTAATTATCCTCGTTGTGCGACGGATATATGTTCTTTTGCTTGCGCAAGAAATTTGAACCGCCAG GGTGTTTCATTTGTCGGAATAAAGTTTTCTGGGACATCTCAATTTCCATTAGTTTCACCTTCTCCACTTCCAAATCTTTTTCTTCAACGTAAATTTCAACTCTTTGTTTACCAACAAAAAGCACCATTACGTTCCTCGAGAACCTACAGAGGCTTCATTCGCTCAGAAGCTGGAAAGCAAGGTTGGGATGTGGGCAGATTTTTAAAAACACTTTATTTCTTTAATGGACCTCCCTCTCCTGCAAAG TTCTTCGAATTTCTGATTGAGAAACTCTCTGGTCCTTCACCTAGAGAAGAAGTAAAGCCAATGAACACTTCTGGAATCATACTAGTGACTGGAGCTACTGGCGGTGTCGGCAAAAGGGTGGTGAATCTCTTGCAGAGAAAAGGGTTACAAGTTCGAGCATTG GTCAGGAATGAAGAGAAAGCTAGACGACTGCTGGGTCCAGATGTTGACTTG ATAATTGGAGATATTACAAAGGCAAGCAGTTTGATACCAGAGTATTTTAAAGGAGTGAGAGCAGTTATCAATACCGTTTCCGTCATTGTTGGCCCAAAGGAAGGTGATACTCCAGATAGGGCCAAATATAGTCAG GGAATCAAGTTCTTTGAGCCCGAG ATAAAAGGTGATTCCCCTGAGATGGTGGAGTTCATTGGGATGAAAAATCTGATTAATGTTGTCAAGGGAAATGTTGGACTTCGTCGTGGAAAACTAGTATTTGGATTTGAAG ATTACAGGTCATCCACAGACGTTACTTGGGGTGCATTGGATGATGTTGTCATGGGAGGAGTGAGTCAAAGTTCATTTCAAGTCGATCCAAGTGGCAGTGAAAGTGGTGGTCCAACAGGAATTTTCAGAG GAGTTGTTTCCACGGCAAACAATGGTGGTTTTACCAGTATCAGGACGAGA AATTTCTCGGCGCCAGAAGATCTTTCTGCATATGATGGTCTTGAATTACGCCTCAAAGGTGATGGTCGTAGATACAAACTCATAGTCCGAACTAGCCGTGACTGGGACACTGTCGGTTATACAGCTGGCTTTGATACTGTGAATGACCAATGGCAGTCG GTGAGACTGCCTTTCTCTTCTTTGAGGCCTATATTTAGAGCACGAACTGTGCTTGATGCACCACCATTTGATCCCAGGGAAATTATATCATTGCAG CTCATGTTCAGTAAGTTCGAGTATGATGGTAAGTTGAACCCAACTTTCAAGGAAGGTACGTTTCAACTTCCAGTAGCAGCCATACGGGCTTACCTAAAAGAGCCAATAACACCCAG GTTCGTACATGTAAGTTCAGCTGGAGTCACTAGGCCTGATAGGCCAGGACTTGATTTAAGCAAGCAGCCTCCGGCCGTCCGCCTGAACAAGGAATTGGATTTCATTCTCACCTACAAATTGAAG GGGGAGGATTTGATCAGGGAAAGTGGAATTCCATACACAATTGTCAGGCCCTGTGCATTAACCGAGGAACCTGCTGGAGCCGATCTAATCTTTGATCAGGGAGACAATATAACG GGTAAAATTTCAAGGGAAGAGATTGCACGAATATGCATTGCTTCTCTAGAAAGCCCATATGCATGTGACAAGACATTTGAG GTTAAGAGTGTCGTTCCGTTCAGTGAACCATATACTGTGGATCCTGAAAATCCTCCAGCAGAAAAAGACTACAATGTGTACTTCCAGAATCTGAAAGACGGTATTACGGGAAAAGAAAGCTTAGAACAAACCCCTGTTCCTGTTTAA
- the LOC140973106 gene encoding probable WRKY transcription factor 65 → MHACGLISLRNYFQENFYLIYSGRKAIQKRIISVPLKEAAGLKQKGDQMSAPPSDSWTWRKYGQKPIKGSPFPRGYYKCSSSKGCPARKQVERCRMDPNMVVVAYSLEHNHPTPASRSNYHTTNNRRKTARSGAAANVTISTSEEEEEEEEEEEEKKPVNLSTESHEIILEDKFSNAYGGALSNGDEFGWLNDFESKSSCTILESPVLAEESRVATDDETAMIFKVREEDESLFSDLGELPECSTVFHRGRCGETAVLHI, encoded by the exons ATGCATGCATGTGGGTTAATCAgtttaagaaattattttcaagaaaatttttatttaatttacagTGGAAGAAAAGCCATACAGAAGAGAATTATTTCAGTTCCACTCAAAGAAGCGGCGGGGTTGAAGCAGAAAGGTGATCAGATGAGTGCTCCGCCGTCGGATTCTTGGACATGGAGAAAGTACGGCCAAAAGCCCATCAAAGGTTCCCCCTTCCCCAG AGGTTATTACAAGTGCAGTAGCTCAAAGGGGTGTCCGGCCAGAAAGCAAGTTGAGAGGTGTAGAATGGATCCTAACATGGTGGTGGTGGCGTACTCTCTTGAACACAACCACCCTACGCCGGCTTCTCGTAGTAATTATCACACCACCAACAACCGCCGTAAGACAGCCAGATCCGGCGCCGCTGCAAACGTCACGATTTCTACatcagaagaagaggaagaagaggaggaggaggaggaggagaagaaacCCGTAAATCTTTCCACCGAATCTCATGAAATCATTTTAGAGGACAAATTTAGCAATGCATATGGGGGGGCCTTGAGTAATGGGGACGAATTCGGATGGTTGAATGACTTCGAATCCAAGTCGTCTTGTACAATTCTAGAGAGCCCGGTTTTAGCAGAGGAATCGAGAGTTGCCACAGATGATGAAACGGCGATGATCTTCAAAGTTCGAGAAGAAGACGAGTCGCTTTTCTCCGATCTTGGTGAGTTGCCGGAGTGTTCAACGGTGTTCCACCGGGGAAGATGCGGAGAAACGGCGGTGCTGCACATATGA